A window of Lacibacter sediminis contains these coding sequences:
- a CDS encoding SRPBCC family protein, which yields MSTNKTNITKDFKEKSVVLVREFEAPLADVWRAFTESQLLDQWWGPAPWRAETKSQDFRPGGFWLYAMVGPEDQRHWARMNYITINHHKNFEIEDAFCDENGKINPELPVSAGNNSFTEIPGGTRVEFKMIYPTEAALQTIVDMGFEQGITICFEQLDELFKNKKI from the coding sequence ATGAGCACGAATAAAACAAACATTACAAAAGATTTCAAGGAAAAATCGGTTGTATTGGTACGGGAATTCGAGGCACCCCTTGCCGATGTATGGCGGGCATTTACAGAAAGCCAATTGCTTGACCAATGGTGGGGACCGGCACCATGGCGTGCCGAAACAAAATCGCAGGATTTCAGACCGGGTGGTTTTTGGCTATATGCCATGGTGGGGCCTGAAGATCAGCGGCATTGGGCACGTATGAACTATATTACCATCAATCATCATAAAAACTTTGAAATTGAAGACGCCTTTTGTGATGAAAATGGAAAAATAAATCCTGAGCTTCCCGTTTCAGCCGGCAACAATTCCTTTACCGAAATACCCGGCGGCACCAGGGTTGAGTTTAAAATGATCTATCCTACCGAAGCAGCACTTCAGACAATTGTTGACATGGGCTTTGAACAAGGCATTACAATTTGCTTTGAACAACTGGATGAATTGTTTAAAAACAAGAAGATCTAA
- a CDS encoding ArsR/SmtB family transcription factor, whose protein sequence is MRRDVFQAIADPTRRAIIVLIATQAMTPNALAEQFDTSRQAISKHLRILTECQLVKQEQTGREIYYHFNAKKMKEVADFIEPFRQMWDTRLNQLDKVLSTIKTTKK, encoded by the coding sequence ATGAGAAGAGACGTATTCCAGGCTATTGCCGACCCAACGAGACGTGCAATTATTGTATTGATTGCCACGCAGGCCATGACGCCTAATGCACTGGCAGAGCAATTTGATACCAGCCGGCAGGCCATTTCTAAACATTTGCGCATTCTTACCGAATGTCAACTGGTAAAGCAGGAACAAACGGGAAGAGAAATCTATTATCATTTCAATGCAAAAAAAATGAAAGAAGTAGCCGACTTTATTGAACCCTTCCGCCAGATGTGGGATACAAGATTAAATCAACTTGACAAAGTATTATCAACCATAAAAACAACGAAAAAATGA
- a CDS encoding YkgJ family cysteine cluster protein produces the protein MSDELLYNWEKKAAEHQKQYGQFLKRANKNKVLKQLPDLHEEAFEKVDCLQCANCCKNYSPRFKTPDIKRISKHLRMKESDFIDKYLYLDNEGDYVVKSKPCPFLGADNYCGIYDVRPSDCERFPYTDEDVILKRPQLTLKNSTFCPITYFVLEKLLQEK, from the coding sequence ATGTCCGATGAGTTATTATATAATTGGGAAAAAAAGGCTGCCGAACATCAAAAGCAATATGGACAGTTTCTGAAACGTGCAAATAAGAACAAGGTGTTGAAACAATTGCCAGATCTGCATGAAGAAGCTTTTGAAAAAGTTGATTGTCTGCAATGTGCCAATTGCTGTAAAAACTATTCTCCAAGATTTAAGACACCTGATATTAAGCGCATCAGTAAACATCTGCGGATGAAGGAGAGTGATTTTATTGACAAGTACCTTTATCTCGATAATGAAGGCGATTATGTGGTGAAATCGAAGCCATGTCCTTTTCTTGGTGCTGATAATTATTGCGGCATTTATGATGTGCGTCCATCCGATTGCGAAAGATTTCCTTACACCGATGAAGATGTAATTCTGAAGCGGCCCCAGCTTACTCTTAAGAACAGCACATTTTGCCCGATCACTTATTTTGTTTTGGAGAAATTATTGCAGGAGAAATAA
- a CDS encoding thioredoxin family protein, with protein sequence MQKFCFYSALFFLFISISSFQQKNAKEKMNWISLEEAELKMKTEPRPILIDLYTDWCGWCKVMDRKTYTSQDLIKYLNTNFYTVKLNAETKSEVKWKGNTYKFNPSYKTNEIAITLTNGELAYPTTVIIPSLNDDPQPISGMLEVKEMEMVAKYFAENKYGRVSFDDYAKNFKPSWK encoded by the coding sequence ATGCAAAAGTTTTGTTTTTACTCCGCCCTCTTCTTTCTGTTCATCAGTATCAGTTCATTTCAGCAAAAGAATGCAAAAGAAAAAATGAACTGGATCTCACTGGAAGAAGCTGAACTTAAAATGAAAACCGAACCCCGTCCTATTCTCATTGATCTTTATACCGACTGGTGTGGCTGGTGCAAGGTGATGGATCGCAAAACCTACACTAGCCAGGACCTGATTAAATACCTCAACACAAATTTTTACACGGTAAAACTTAATGCCGAAACCAAATCGGAAGTAAAATGGAAAGGTAATACCTATAAGTTTAACCCGTCTTATAAAACCAATGAGATAGCTATTACGCTTACAAATGGCGAGTTGGCCTATCCCACAACTGTCATTATTCCTTCGCTAAACGATGATCCTCAGCCTATTTCAGGTATGTTAGAAGTAAAAGAGATGGAGATGGTAGCGAAGTATTTTGCTGAAAATAAGTATGGCCGGGTGAGCTTCGATGACTATGCTAAAAATTTTAAACCGAGCTGGAAATAA
- a CDS encoding UbiX family flavin prenyltransferase, which produces MHKIVISVTGASGSIYAKLLLQKLLAAKDQWQEVAVVMTENAKEVWRTELQDEAYKDLPFKTYSTTDFHAPFASGSGQFNTMIIIPCSMGTLGRIATGVSNDLITRAADVVLKERRKLICVVRDTPYNLIHIRNMETVTLAGGIICPATPSFYSVPKTIEEVAATVVDRVLDLAGIDVKTFRWGK; this is translated from the coding sequence GTGCATAAAATTGTTATTTCTGTTACCGGCGCCAGTGGATCAATCTATGCGAAACTCTTATTGCAGAAGCTTCTGGCAGCCAAAGACCAATGGCAGGAAGTGGCAGTTGTTATGACGGAGAACGCCAAAGAAGTGTGGAGAACCGAGTTGCAGGATGAAGCATATAAAGATCTTCCGTTCAAAACTTATTCTACAACTGATTTTCATGCACCATTTGCATCCGGCTCTGGTCAGTTCAATACTATGATCATTATTCCCTGCAGTATGGGCACACTTGGCCGCATTGCCACAGGTGTATCAAACGATTTGATTACACGTGCTGCTGATGTGGTGTTGAAAGAACGGAGAAAACTAATTTGTGTGGTGCGTGACACACCATATAATCTGATTCACATCCGTAATATGGAAACAGTTACGCTGGCCGGTGGAATTATTTGTCCCGCCACGCCAAGTTTTTACAGTGTGCCCAAGACAATTGAAGAAGTTGCCGCAACAGTTGTTGATCGTGTGCTTGATTTAGCAGGCATTGATGTGAAAACTTTTCGTTGGGGGAAATGA
- a CDS encoding MBL fold metallo-hydrolase → MNRKSFLKASSLTVGALAFQQSLIAQLFQQEAWNIKMLTDDIGVFTERGGTILFYLSKEGIVVVDTQFPDQSKHLIDELKKRSEKPFKLLINTHHHGDHSSGNISFKGIVEHVLAHENSKTNQERVAKQAKTEDKQLYPDQIFGKTWSQKIGNEKITLHYFGAAHTDGDALIHFEHADIVHMGDLINNRRYPFIDRTAGASVRNWIKVLKQTTKKFNKKTTFVYGHASQGFEVYGKMDDIKAMQNYFEKLIAFGESEIKAGTSKEDFLKNKSIPGVTEWIGDGIQRSLTAVYEELTTK, encoded by the coding sequence ATGAACCGCAAATCATTTCTCAAGGCATCGTCACTTACTGTTGGCGCACTTGCATTTCAACAATCATTAATTGCACAATTATTTCAACAGGAAGCATGGAATATTAAAATGCTTACTGATGATATAGGCGTCTTTACTGAACGTGGTGGTACTATTTTGTTTTACCTGAGCAAAGAAGGCATCGTGGTGGTTGATACCCAATTCCCCGACCAGAGTAAACATCTCATTGATGAATTGAAGAAACGTTCGGAGAAACCGTTCAAACTACTCATCAATACACATCACCACGGCGATCACAGCAGTGGCAATATTTCGTTCAAAGGAATTGTAGAACATGTGCTGGCACATGAAAATTCAAAAACCAACCAGGAACGTGTAGCTAAACAAGCGAAGACAGAAGATAAGCAACTTTATCCTGATCAGATATTTGGAAAAACATGGAGTCAGAAGATCGGCAATGAAAAGATCACGTTGCATTACTTTGGAGCCGCACATACAGACGGTGATGCGTTGATCCATTTTGAACATGCAGATATTGTGCACATGGGTGATCTTATCAACAACCGTCGTTATCCGTTTATTGATCGTACAGCAGGTGCTTCTGTGAGAAACTGGATAAAAGTGCTGAAGCAAACAACAAAGAAATTCAATAAAAAAACAACTTTTGTCTACGGCCATGCATCACAAGGCTTTGAAGTTTATGGAAAGATGGATGATATAAAAGCCATGCAGAATTATTTTGAAAAGCTGATTGCGTTTGGCGAATCAGAGATCAAAGCAGGCACGAGTAAAGAAGATTTTTTGAAGAATAAATCAATACCAGGAGTTACAGAATGGATCGGCGATGGTATTCAACGTTCCTTGACTGCGGTGTATGAAGAGTTAACGACCAAGTAA
- a CDS encoding MFS transporter — MNQAAKQPFLLNKEFAWYVTARLIFLAGLRMTPVLLGWKLYEVTGSKLSLGVLGLSEVIPAILLALPAGVKIDRSNKQRLISICMLLYFAIMLGLLFITSDYFIQSNSTSVVQWSIYGLVAATGAVRAFSSPAFSAFLSQLVYPTQLVRATSINSMAWLLAAVIGPGVAGLLMGYTNVTVAFIAVSSLVLIAVFCMQNVKRKPVLFKPGNTRTWESVKEGINFILTQKALLGSMTLDMFAVLFGGVTALLPVFAKDILHVGPEGLGWLTAATYLGNFIAIAALTWKPMKNKQGQKLFYVVGGFGICILIFALSQNFWLSFAALFVSGLFDGVSVIIRGTVLQLFVPDEMRGRVSSVSSIFINSSNELGQFESGTAASIMGTVPSVIFGGCMTLIVVTITWFKAPTLRKLEY; from the coding sequence ATGAACCAAGCCGCCAAACAACCCTTTTTACTCAATAAGGAATTCGCATGGTATGTTACTGCACGTTTGATTTTCCTGGCGGGTTTGCGTATGACGCCGGTTTTACTTGGCTGGAAATTGTATGAAGTAACAGGCAGTAAACTTTCATTGGGCGTACTTGGTTTATCGGAAGTGATCCCTGCCATTTTACTGGCACTACCTGCAGGAGTAAAGATCGATAGAAGTAATAAACAACGGCTCATCAGTATTTGCATGCTCTTGTACTTTGCGATCATGCTCGGTTTGCTTTTTATCACATCCGATTATTTCATCCAGTCAAATTCAACTTCAGTTGTTCAGTGGAGTATTTATGGATTGGTTGCAGCCACAGGTGCCGTGAGAGCGTTCAGCAGTCCGGCATTCAGTGCCTTTCTTTCACAACTGGTGTATCCCACACAATTAGTAAGAGCAACTTCCATCAATAGCATGGCATGGTTACTTGCCGCAGTCATTGGTCCGGGCGTTGCCGGTTTGTTGATGGGTTATACCAATGTAACAGTGGCGTTTATTGCAGTCTCATCGCTTGTACTTATTGCAGTGTTTTGCATGCAGAATGTAAAACGAAAACCTGTGCTGTTTAAACCGGGCAACACTCGCACATGGGAAAGTGTAAAAGAAGGGATCAATTTTATTCTTACACAAAAAGCATTGCTTGGCTCAATGACGTTGGACATGTTTGCAGTTCTGTTTGGTGGTGTTACAGCGCTTCTGCCTGTGTTTGCAAAAGATATTTTACATGTTGGACCCGAAGGATTAGGCTGGTTAACTGCAGCAACTTATCTCGGTAACTTTATTGCCATTGCCGCCCTAACCTGGAAACCGATGAAGAACAAACAAGGGCAAAAACTCTTTTATGTTGTTGGCGGTTTCGGTATTTGTATTTTGATATTTGCCTTGTCGCAAAATTTCTGGTTGAGTTTTGCAGCACTGTTCGTCAGTGGTTTGTTTGATGGCGTGAGTGTGATCATACGTGGCACTGTGCTGCAGTTATTTGTTCCGGACGAAATGCGTGGCCGTGTAAGCAGTGTGAGTTCCATTTTTATTAACAGCAGTAATGAGCTTGGGCAATTTGAGAGTGGTACTGCTGCTTCTATCATGGGAACTGTTCCTTCTGTGATCTTTGGTGGTTGCATGACGCTCATAGTTGTAACCATCACCTGGTTTAAAGCACCCACGCTTCGCAAACTTGAGTATTGA
- a CDS encoding deoxynucleoside kinase, whose product MKYHFVTIEGNIGAGKTTLAHLLSKHYNARLILEEFADNPFLPKFYENPKQFAFPLELFFMAERYKQLKDLLHTQDMFNSITISDYLFTKCLLFAKVNLPADEFRLYQSLFDIIHQQLIQPEILIYLHSPVSRLQQNIRKRNRSYEQQIADDYLFSIQETYTQYIKQHNVKTLFVDASNADFLGNKAHLQVIIDALDKEYEQGQHYLTLP is encoded by the coding sequence ATGAAGTATCATTTTGTAACAATAGAAGGGAATATAGGTGCCGGTAAAACAACGCTGGCACATTTGCTGAGTAAACATTACAACGCTCGTTTAATACTGGAAGAATTTGCAGACAATCCATTTCTTCCAAAGTTTTACGAGAATCCGAAACAGTTTGCTTTTCCGTTGGAACTGTTCTTTATGGCAGAACGTTATAAACAGCTGAAAGACCTGCTGCATACGCAGGACATGTTTAACTCCATCACCATCTCCGATTATCTGTTTACAAAATGTTTGTTGTTTGCAAAAGTGAATTTACCGGCCGATGAATTCAGGTTATATCAAAGTCTGTTTGATATTATTCATCAGCAACTGATTCAACCGGAGATACTCATTTATTTGCATTCACCTGTCTCCCGTTTGCAGCAAAACATCCGCAAACGTAACCGCAGTTATGAACAACAGATCGCTGATGATTATCTGTTCAGCATACAGGAAACCTATACACAGTATATTAAACAGCATAATGTAAAAACGTTATTTGTAGATGCAAGCAATGCCGATTTTCTCGGCAACAAAGCACATCTGCAGGTGATCATTGATGCGTTGGATAAAGAATACGAACAGGGGCAACATTATCTTACACTGCCATGA
- the folK gene encoding 2-amino-4-hydroxy-6-hydroxymethyldihydropteridine diphosphokinase — MAQSYLFMPLAEKLFRPYFYSMSLHKVFILLGSNQGQRKQFLNKAIRLMEERCGSIANESSIYETAAWGQTKQAAFLNKVIVLQTPLSADELMKTLLQIEQELGRIRTEKYGPRTIDLDILFYDELIYHSAIVTLPHPAIQDRRFVLIPLAELSPRKVHPVYKKTITTLLKECADQLAVTKLD; from the coding sequence ATGGCGCAAAGCTATTTGTTTATGCCGTTGGCTGAAAAACTTTTTCGTCCCTATTTTTACAGCATGTCGCTACACAAGGTTTTTATTTTATTGGGCAGTAACCAGGGACAACGCAAACAATTTCTGAACAAAGCCATCCGGCTGATGGAAGAACGTTGTGGCAGCATCGCCAACGAATCATCGATCTATGAAACGGCGGCATGGGGACAAACAAAACAGGCAGCTTTTTTAAATAAAGTCATTGTACTGCAAACACCCCTGTCTGCGGACGAGTTGATGAAAACCTTATTGCAGATCGAGCAGGAACTTGGTCGTATCCGTACCGAAAAGTATGGACCACGCACCATCGATCTTGACATTTTGTTTTATGATGAGCTGATCTATCATTCAGCCATTGTAACACTTCCCCATCCTGCTATTCAGGACAGACGCTTTGTATTGATTCCTCTTGCTGAACTTTCACCCCGCAAAGTGCACCCGGTTTATAAAAAAACCATTACCACACTCCTGAAAGAATGTGCCGATCAACTGGCTGTAACAAAGCTTGATTGA
- a CDS encoding ABC transporter permease, with amino-acid sequence MSQPYSQWKAMLAISKASFRAIFRSPSAVIFSFAFPLIFILVFGFIGGGSPTVRIGFTKGTDTSRNNAVYQQLLKYKTIRVIEKTEDELRSDLSKGRITAILDMKPNGTDTFPLYSISIQTSTASVDRLAILQSTLKDIIVDLDRRKAPNAPTYASIDLPPPMPGRIYKTIDFILPGQLGFSLLSAGVFGVAFLFFNLRQQLVLKRFFATPIKRGYILFGEGISRVLFQLITAVVILLIGRFVFGFTLVHGFVTFIELLLLSLVGLIVFMGFGFIVSGLAKNESTIPPFANMFTLPQFLLAGTFFSIDTFPKWLQPICKILPLTHLNDAMRNIAFEGSHLVDCGKQLGILGLWGVVLYAIAIKVFKWE; translated from the coding sequence ATGAGTCAACCTTACAGCCAGTGGAAGGCAATGCTGGCTATTTCCAAGGCAAGTTTCCGGGCCATATTCCGCAGCCCCTCGGCTGTGATCTTCAGTTTTGCTTTTCCGCTCATTTTTATTTTGGTGTTTGGTTTTATTGGCGGAGGAAGTCCAACTGTTCGTATCGGTTTTACAAAAGGCACCGATACTTCACGGAACAATGCGGTATATCAGCAACTTTTGAAATACAAAACCATTCGTGTAATTGAAAAAACAGAAGATGAGTTAAGAAGTGATTTGTCGAAAGGAAGGATCACAGCTATTCTTGATATGAAGCCAAACGGCACTGATACGTTCCCGTTATACAGTATCAGCATTCAAACATCTACTGCAAGTGTTGATCGATTAGCAATTCTTCAATCAACATTAAAAGATATTATTGTAGACCTTGATCGCAGAAAAGCACCCAATGCACCAACCTATGCAAGCATTGATCTGCCTCCACCAATGCCGGGACGCATATATAAAACAATCGATTTTATTTTGCCCGGTCAGTTAGGATTTTCCTTGTTGAGTGCAGGTGTATTTGGTGTGGCATTTTTGTTTTTCAATCTGCGTCAGCAATTGGTATTGAAACGTTTTTTTGCAACACCCATCAAGCGTGGTTATATTTTGTTTGGTGAAGGCATCAGCCGTGTATTGTTTCAATTGATCACTGCTGTGGTGATTCTGTTGATCGGACGATTTGTATTTGGTTTCACCCTTGTTCATGGCTTTGTTACATTTATTGAATTGTTGTTGCTGAGTTTGGTTGGTTTGATCGTGTTCATGGGCTTTGGTTTTATTGTTAGCGGATTGGCAAAGAACGAAAGTACCATACCGCCATTCGCTAACATGTTCACCTTACCGCAGTTTTTATTAGCCGGAACATTCTTTTCAATCGATACATTTCCAAAATGGCTGCAGCCTATTTGTAAAATATTACCGTTAACACATCTCAATGATGCCATGCGAAACATTGCTTTTGAAGGAAGTCATTTGGTTGATTGCGGGAAGCAACTCGGAATACTTGGTTTGTGGGGTGTGGTATTGTATGCGATTGCGATAAAAGTTTTCAAATGGGAATAA
- a CDS encoding SRPBCC family protein, translated as MRLVKMFLFVLLGLFAVITIIGLFIPSSVKISRGIIVSADSSKVYKELSDVKNWNKWLPWITADSGAIVQLSPVTNEPGSYFRWKGMKINSAGTITLQSINQNEILLLHELKDMNKAEGGFRIRSTGANNNVTEVLWYMEYKLKWYPWERFFGIFTDRIIGSAFDKGLEQFKTYIEQADVNSNASASITMEN; from the coding sequence ATGCGTTTAGTAAAAATGTTTTTGTTTGTGCTGCTGGGTTTGTTTGCTGTCATTACGATCATCGGGTTATTTATTCCATCGAGCGTAAAAATTTCACGTGGTATTATTGTTAGTGCCGACAGCAGCAAAGTGTACAAAGAATTAAGTGATGTAAAGAACTGGAACAAATGGTTGCCGTGGATCACAGCTGATAGTGGTGCAATTGTTCAACTCTCCCCGGTTACCAATGAACCAGGCTCTTACTTCCGCTGGAAAGGAATGAAGATCAACAGTGCAGGAACCATCACGCTTCAATCCATCAATCAAAATGAAATATTGTTATTGCATGAATTGAAGGATATGAATAAAGCAGAAGGTGGGTTTCGTATCCGCAGTACCGGTGCAAACAATAATGTAACTGAAGTGCTTTGGTATATGGAGTATAAATTGAAGTGGTATCCCTGGGAACGTTTCTTCGGCATTTTTACCGATCGAATCATTGGCTCTGCGTTCGACAAAGGACTGGAGCAATTCAAAACTTATATTGAACAGGCCGATGTAAACAGTAATGCATCAGCATCCATCACCATGGAAAACTGA
- a CDS encoding anhydro-N-acetylmuramic acid kinase, protein MNRNMQQLMSIAQKKQRRIIGLMSGTSVDGLDIAYCTISGEGHDTAIELTAFETIAYDPDFKAEIKSVFSKKEVDFEKLCLLNPWVAQQQAAMINTFLQKNIIKKEDVDLIASHGQTVYHAPKALHQQNKFSNATLQIGDGDHMAVETGIITISDFRQKHIAAGGEGAPLAVYGDYFIFSKKGEDRIMLNMGGIANFTFLPGSMDANKIFSTDTGTGNTLMDALMQQHFLGKYFDEDAAVAKKGTINEALLNALKDHSFFQQSFPKTTGPELFNLHYLQTAKERSGTTDLNVYDTMATLNAFSAQTIAEAIIKTMPQSSSFHLYASGGGMHNPLLMEQIKQLLPNVPVHLTSELGINPDAKEAVLFAILANECIAGGNVQFSKELKGIPSVTMGKISFPW, encoded by the coding sequence ATGAACAGGAATATGCAACAATTAATGAGCATAGCTCAAAAGAAGCAACGCCGCATTATTGGCTTAATGAGCGGCACTTCGGTTGACGGTTTAGATATTGCTTATTGCACAATCTCAGGTGAAGGACATGATACAGCAATTGAATTAACTGCGTTTGAAACCATTGCTTATGATCCTGATTTTAAAGCAGAGATCAAATCTGTATTTTCTAAAAAAGAAGTTGACTTTGAAAAATTGTGTTTGCTCAATCCATGGGTTGCACAACAACAGGCAGCGATGATCAATACTTTTTTGCAAAAGAATATTATCAAAAAAGAAGATGTTGATCTCATCGCAAGCCATGGGCAAACAGTTTATCATGCCCCAAAGGCTTTGCATCAACAAAATAAATTCAGTAATGCAACATTGCAAATTGGCGATGGTGATCACATGGCTGTTGAAACAGGCATTATCACCATCAGTGATTTCCGGCAGAAACATATTGCGGCAGGTGGCGAAGGCGCACCACTTGCTGTTTACGGCGATTATTTTATTTTTTCAAAGAAGGGTGAAGACCGCATTATGCTCAACATGGGCGGTATTGCCAACTTTACATTTCTACCCGGCTCAATGGATGCGAATAAAATTTTCAGTACTGATACCGGAACAGGCAACACCTTAATGGATGCATTGATGCAGCAACATTTCCTGGGAAAATATTTTGATGAGGATGCAGCAGTCGCAAAAAAAGGAACGATCAATGAAGCATTACTGAACGCATTAAAAGATCACTCCTTCTTTCAGCAATCATTTCCTAAAACCACCGGACCTGAATTGTTTAACCTGCACTATTTACAAACTGCGAAAGAAAGATCGGGCACAACTGATTTGAACGTGTATGATACAATGGCAACATTGAACGCATTCTCCGCACAAACCATTGCTGAAGCCATCATAAAGACAATGCCGCAAAGCAGTAGCTTCCATTTATATGCAAGCGGTGGCGGTATGCACAATCCGTTGTTGATGGAGCAGATCAAACAACTTTTACCAAATGTGCCTGTTCATTTAACGAGTGAGCTTGGTATAAATCCCGATGCAAAAGAAGCAGTACTGTTTGCCATTCTTGCCAATGAATGTATTGCAGGAGGCAATGTGCAATTCAGCAAAGAGTTAAAAGGAATACCATCTGTTACAATGGGGAAGATCAGTTTTCCATGGTGA
- a CDS encoding DeoR/GlpR family DNA-binding transcription regulator, with product MLKQERQAFIVHQVNLHNRVLSSDLSTQINVSEDTIRRDLQELADKGKIIKVHGGALSRSFSSSINSSSVYSIDAKKTIAQKAASLIKDGMFVMSTGGTTIIEMAKALPDNLRATFITGSLPAALEYIHHPNIEVIFIGDKLSKSSQISIGAEAILKIRQFKVDLCFLGINALDLEHGLTDNDYDVVQVKKAMRESASKVVALSISEKINTVQNIQVCKANELDMLVTELSPDSNIFDPYKEAGISIL from the coding sequence ATGCTTAAACAGGAACGACAAGCCTTTATTGTACACCAGGTGAACCTGCACAACCGTGTGTTGTCATCTGATCTGAGTACACAGATCAATGTATCAGAAGATACCATCCGTCGTGATTTGCAGGAACTGGCGGATAAAGGAAAGATCATTAAAGTGCATGGTGGCGCTTTATCAAGATCATTCAGCAGCTCCATTAATTCTTCCAGTGTTTACAGTATTGATGCAAAGAAAACGATCGCACAAAAAGCAGCATCATTGATCAAGGATGGCATGTTTGTGATGAGCACCGGTGGTACAACCATTATTGAAATGGCCAAAGCATTGCCGGATAATTTGCGTGCAACATTTATTACAGGAAGTCTCCCCGCTGCATTGGAATATATACATCATCCAAACATTGAAGTGATTTTTATTGGGGATAAGCTTTCAAAGAGTTCACAAATTTCTATTGGTGCAGAAGCAATTCTTAAGATCAGACAATTTAAAGTTGATCTGTGTTTTCTCGGTATCAATGCGCTTGATCTTGAACATGGGTTAACGGATAATGATTACGATGTAGTACAGGTGAAGAAAGCTATGCGTGAATCAGCTTCTAAAGTAGTAGCACTCTCTATCTCTGAAAAAATAAATACCGTACAGAATATCCAGGTATGCAAAGCAAATGAACTGGATATGCTGGTAACCGAATTATCACCTGATAGCAACATCTTCGACCCTTACAAAGAAGCCGGCATCAGCATTCTCTAA